In Physeter macrocephalus isolate SW-GA unplaced genomic scaffold, ASM283717v5 random_593, whole genome shotgun sequence, the genomic stretch CGCCCTTTGCGAAGCTGACCCTCGTCAGGCTTCCCCAGATGCAGCAAGTCCCAGGGTCAGCAGAGCCCTGTCCCGGACAGGGGGTGGACTGGCCAGGAGAAGACACTGCAGGGACTGTTCATCTCTGAAAGAGGCTGTGCCAGCAAAGTAGGCACAGCATTTGATTCAGACCTGGGAGACTGGGAAACCCCAGGTGGCTCTGAAGGGCCCAGAGTGCGGGGGTGGCCAGTTTCCTATAGATGCTCAGTCTCCTggccttcctcccagcccctaCTGAGAACCTGCCCCCTCTCCACCCCATGCCCACTGCAGGGACCCCAGAGGAGGTGGGCTTGGGTGGGGATGGATGTGCTCAGAGGCCTTAGCTCAGGCTGAGCAGGAAGCTCTGCTTTTCTTAGGAATTTCCTCATCCCTGAGTTCTTTCCAGCTCAcatcatttctctcctctccacccctcctTGACTTTGGCCATCTGTGCCCTGACAGGAGgttgaggaagggagggagggagggagccaagcAGAAGGGAAGGACTCGTCAGGGACTTGACTAAATTCCAACTGCCTGGAACACTCTCTACcatctctcatttaatcctcctcaCAGTCCTATGAGGGGGATGGtattagttccattttacagacagcaaagctaaggctcagagagattcagTGACTTGTCCCTAAACCCACAGCTCCTAAGTGGCCCAGCTAGAATTCCAGCTCTGATCAAATGCTTTGTCCACCCTGCTGGCAcagactttcttttaaaaatcagtagactaattttagagcagtttcaggtttacagaaaCATCAAGCAGAGAGCACAGAGGACAGGGTTCCCATGTGCACAGTTTGCCCTGTTGtcaacatcttgcattagtgagCTACATCCATGACGCAGCCTTTTTTCAGAGATGTTGGTTCTCCTGTCCGGAGGCAGAGTGGGGGATTGGAAGGCAAGTCTGTCTGGTCCCAAACACCAGAACTGCAGGTTGGAGGGACAGGGGAAAAGTCCTAGCTGCCTTCCTCCCTGCCGGATTGTGAGAGTTTAGGCAAGAATGGGTCTTAATAGCACAAGAGGGTGTGTTCCAGGGAGGGACTAGCCTAATCTCCCTCATCATCCCATCAACTCTGGGAAAGCAGCCAGGCTGAACGTGGCTGTATTGTCCTGGGGgacttcctcttcccctctcacCAGCCTCCCTTCCAGGTTTGAGGGAGGGGatgcaaggagggagggaggggccgatGAGCAACAGGTAGAGAGTGTCCAGGCTAGCCCCAGGGGAGAGCTGACCCGCCTTGGAGGGCCCCTCAAGGGCTGCTGGCTGTCTGGTGCGCATTGTCTGAGGACAGTGCCCTGGGCAAGAGGCCCAGTGGATTGGCTGTGGGTCAGGGATGCCCGGAGCCTGGCTGTTTCGACCGCCTCCTTCTCCAtccctacattttcttcttaagGCTCCTTCCCCTGGGCCCTCTGTCCCCCAGGATGGCACCCCAGGAATGCTCTATCCCATCCCAGGCCAGGTTCTGACTCCAGGGATATTCCCAGCCTCTGACCCACTGtgtacacaccacacacacacaccccccccacacacacacacacagagttgctTGTGTGCGCACAGTTCACCGGCACTCATAGAGACAGACGTGTGTGTACACAGATACACTGACACGCTTCTGCACAGGCCTCacatccttcctctctctgttccAGGGTCACACTGGTGCTACCAGAATCAAGTCAAGCCCTCCAACTACACCTGCTTGGGTAAGTGCAGCGAGTCTTGTGGTAGGTAACCTCCAGGTTGAaatggagacccagggaaggtgggaaggatgAGGTGATGGTGGCCCCAGTCAGATATCAgctcctaacacacacacacacacacacacacacacacacacacacacacacaaacactctctctctctctctctctctctctctcctggtgcTCAGGACACAGGGGACATAGAGTGACCTGAGTTTTTACTGGGACCTCCTGTCACCATCTCTGACACCAAAAGAGTCAGCCCTCTGGTCCTCTGAAATAAATCAGGTGCAGCATCAAAGGGAGAAATTCATTTTACTCCTTCTCATAACAAAATGGAGAGTTGATTCTGTTCCAGTGACACCCCTGCATGTGGGCCTGGGTGGCGGTTCTTTGTACTTTTTCAAGCGCTGCCCGGTTTCCTGCAATCTGCTTTCCTCCCACCGTTGCTGTTTTGGTGACTGGACAGAgctcccccgacccccagccccGCTCCCTGGTGTGGGAGGGCCCGGGTGCAGGGGGCTGGGCTCCCCTGgggctccttccctgcctccctgtgCTCAGATAAGGCTTAGTGTCAAGTCACGGGGTCCTTTCACAAGCGGCCCTTCCAGGGGACTTACCGCTTCCATGCACTCTCCCATCGACCTCCTTTGAACTTCGGAAGCCCTAGGAAGCAGGTTATCACGGAGCTTTCCTTTTACAGCCCAGCATCTGAGGTGGTCCCCTACCCCAGAGCTCACACCCTAGTCCCACCCTGTCCAACACAACGCCTTGCTGGttttgtgtgagtgtgagtgtgtgtctgaggagggagaagggtgAGGGCGGAGTTCTGTGCTGGGCATCCCCCCAGCACAGCCTGCTAGCCATCCAAAGACCTCGCTGCCTTGAGCTGGGCCTGACCTGAGTGGGGTGGAGGACGCCACACCTCGGTGCCAGGCGCCCCTGACTCCcagcccaccctccctccctgctcaggGCCGGACCAGTGGGACGGCAGCTGCCAGAATGACCGCCAGTCCCCCATCAACATCGCCACTGCCAAGACACTGCTGGACCCAAACCTGGGACCCTTCTCCTTCTCCGGCTACGACAAGAAACAAAAGTGGGCCGTGCAAAACAATGGCCACTCAGGTAGGTCTCAGATGGGCTGGATGCAGGCCCCGGACAGCAGGGACACGGGATCCTGGGACCCAAGTTTCCCAAGGACTGGAGGGTTGGGCTCCTCCTGGGAGGGCACACCGGGTGGTCCACTTTTGCTGAGGAGAGGCTGAAAAGCCCTGGTAGGGCGGGGTGGGGAAAGCAGGGTGGACTTTGGAAAGGAGGGAACATTCTATCAGTGTTTTCAATCTTGTATCAGAGCAATCTgtagtgggggaggggacaggttCTAGGAAGAAGgcgcagcatgtgcaaaggcacagaggcatgcCTTGGGGTGTTCAAAGGGCTGCATGTGGACCCATGTGCATGGAGGACACAGCGAAGCCAGGAGGGGCCAGAGCCAGCCCAGGGTCAGTCCAGCCGGGCCTGGGGCAGGTCGCCCAGGGCTGAGGAGTTTGGATGTGGCCCTGGGAACATTGGGGCAGCACGCATGGAGGAGGTTGAAGCGCAGGCGGGACCGGGCTGAGTTGCATGTTTGGGCAGTGAGGGGTGTAcagagggagaggcagacagGGGGGCCAATGAGGGGGCCAGGGGAAGGTCCAGGCTGTACTACTGTTCCTGTCCCTTCAGGCCCGGGACCGTAGCCCGTGAAGGGTGCGAGGTAGGAGAGAAGGTCCTGcttgggtggagctgggatgaggggctgggagaggctgggggaggtgggtgcGAGGACTCTGCCCCCTCCTGTGCCCTCCAGTGATGGTGTTGCTGGGGGACAAGGCCTCGATTGCTGGAGGAGGACTGGCCGCCCGGTACCGGGCCAAGCAGCTGCACCTACACTGGTCCAAGGTGCCGGACTGGGGCTCGGAGCACAGCTTCGACGGGGAGCGCTTTGCCATGGAGGTGAGGGACCTCTTCCCAGGTGCATGCCTTGGCTGGGCTCTGGGTATACTTGCCTTGGGCAAGAAGGAGGGTCCAGCACCCTGACGggttctctctccatccctctcacCCCTTACCAGATGCACGTGGtacatgagaaagaaaaggggacaTCGAGGAACACGAACAAGAACCAGGACCCCAAAGATGAGACCGCAGTGCTCGCCTTcatggtggaggtggggctgcCATCCCTCAGGGTTCGAGGGGCTGCTTCTTAGGATCCAGAGACCGGGATCCCAGCAAGGCAGGAGGGGGCTGGAGAAGCTCCAACTTCCCCTCTGTTTCTCAGTGACTTGTCCCTCCCCATGTGGGAAGCCCAACCACAATCCATTCTTAAAATCCATCTCACGCTGGCCGCCCGGTACCGGGCCAAGCAGCTGCACCTACACTGGTCCAAGGTGCCGGACTGGGGCTCGGAGCACAGCTTCGACGGGGAGCGCTTTGCCATGGAGGTGAGGGACCTCTTCCCAGGTGCATGCCTTGGCTGGGCTCTGGGTATACTTGCCTTGGGCAAGAAGGAGGGTCCAGCACCCTGACGggttctctctccatccctctcacCCCTTACCAGATGCACGTGGtacatgagaaagaaaaggggacaTCGAGGAACACGAACAAGAACCAGGACCCCAAAGATGAGACCGCAGTGCTCGCCTTcatggtggaggtggggctgcCATCCCTCAGGGTTCGAG encodes the following:
- the LOC102975268 gene encoding carbonic anhydrase 4; the encoded protein is MLLLPALLVLAAARPWARAGSHWCYQNQVKPSNYTCLGPDQWDGSCQNDRQSPINIATAKTLLDPNLGPFSFSGYDKKQKWAVQNNGHSVMVLLGDKASIAGGGLAARYRAKQLHLHWSKVPDWGSEHSFDGERFAMEMHVVHEKEKGTSRNTNKNQDPKDETAVLAFMVEVGLPSLRVRGAAS